Proteins co-encoded in one Capnocytophaga ochracea DSM 7271 genomic window:
- a CDS encoding LNS2 domain-containing protein produces the protein MTEKFTLNEDAQGNKNPILPEGVKNYLIDIDGTVGEDIPNEEPERMATAEVFPDALAQVNKWYDEGHVIYFFTSRTEAHRKVTEQWLKKHGFKYHGIIFGKPRGGNYHWIDNHIVKATRYKGKFTDFVLKEETVEVFND, from the coding sequence TCAAGGCAATAAAAATCCTATATTGCCAGAGGGAGTGAAAAACTACCTCATCGATATTGATGGTACGGTAGGCGAGGATATCCCCAATGAAGAACCCGAGCGAATGGCTACTGCCGAGGTATTTCCCGATGCCTTAGCACAAGTAAACAAATGGTATGATGAAGGTCACGTGATTTACTTTTTCACCTCACGCACCGAAGCACACCGTAAGGTTACTGAGCAATGGCTCAAAAAGCACGGCTTTAAGTATCACGGCATCATCTTTGGCAAACCTCGCGGAGGCAACTATCATTGGATAGACAATCACATCGTAAAAGCTACCCGCTACAAGGGCAAATTCACCGATTTTGTCCTCAAAGAAGAAACCGTAGAAGTGTTTAATGATTAG